The following proteins are co-located in the Triticum aestivum cultivar Chinese Spring chromosome 1A, IWGSC CS RefSeq v2.1, whole genome shotgun sequence genome:
- the LOC123040747 gene encoding nucleolin, with translation MAGGGNRKGSGAEELRIGSGNVFAALETLKKKKKKPAAAEKKQAPLVEKPEVFWAPAPLTAKSWADVEDDDDDDYFATTAPLCPVRESQGGDADAGHEDDIEQEIESEDDSLDDEVDAAAEDEHEAGDAVLSEPAVQKAVAPLVPPKDTERQLSKKELKKKELEELDAVLAELGISHESSNATQDETNDKNGTCQAADGGKKEDASAPLESKTSKKKKAKKDKSSKEAEETLDQNNVVDGAASVEPDEDVASVDVKERIKKVASMKKKKSSKEMDAAAKIAASEAAARRAKLEAAKKKDKNHYNQQPLR, from the exons ATGGCCGGGGGAGGCAACAGGAAAGGGTCTGGCGCCGAGGAGCTGAGGATCGGCAGCGGCAACGTGTTCGCGGCGCTCGAGacgctcaagaagaagaagaagaagccggcgGCGGCCGAGAAGAAGCAGGCGCCGTTGGTGGAAAAGCCAGAGGTGTTCTGGGCGCCCGCGCCGCTCACGGCCAAGTCCTGGGCCGACGTtgaggacgatgacgatgatgactacTTCGCCACCACCGCGCCGCTGTGCCCCGTCCGGGAGTCCCAGGGGGGCGACGCTGATGCCGGCCATGAGGACGACATTGAACAG GAAATTGAGAGTGAAGATGATAGCCTTGATGATGAGGTTGATGCTGCTGCTGAGGATGAACATGAAGCAGGAGATGCTGTCCTCTCTGAGCCGGCAGTTCAGAAAGCTGTAGCTCCACTAGTACCTCCTAAAGATACAGAAAGACAGCTCTCCAAGAAGGAGCTAAAGAAAAAGGAGTTGGAAGAGCTTGATGCTGTATTGGCTGAGTTGGGAATCTCACATGAATCAAGTAATGCTactcaagatgaaacaaatg ACAAGAATGGTACGTGTCAGGCTGCTGATGGAGGGAAAAAGGAAGATGCATCCGCTCCTCTGGAGAGTAAGACCTCCAAGAAGAAGAAAGCTAAGAAAGACAAGTCCTCAAAGGAGGCAGAAGAAACACTGGATCAGAACAATGTGGTCGACGGTGCTGCTAGTGTGGAACCTGATGAAGATGTTGCTTCAGTGGATGTCAAGGAGCGCATAAAGAAGGTAGCATCAATGAAGAAAAAGAAGTCGAGCAAAGAGATGGACGCAGCAGCAAAGATTGCAGCATCTGAGGCGGCCGCTAGGAGAGCAAAGCTTGAGGCAGCGAAGAAGAAAGACAAGAACCACTATAATCAGCAGCCCCTGCGGTGA